A section of the Streptomyces sp. V3I8 genome encodes:
- a CDS encoding ribbon-helix-helix protein, CopG family — protein sequence MAMTLRLPDDLDAKLTERARREGRSKQELAIEAIRDAQNRAELKVDDVLVELMDSDAEILDYLK from the coding sequence ATGGCGATGACACTTCGACTCCCCGACGACCTTGACGCGAAGCTCACCGAGCGGGCTCGCCGGGAGGGCCGCAGCAAGCAGGAACTCGCCATCGAGGCCATCCGTGACGCCCAGAACCGGGCGGAGCTGAAGGTCGATGACGTCCTGGTCGAGCTCATGGACAGCGATGCGGAGATCCTGGACTACCTGAAGTGA
- a CDS encoding lipopolysaccharide assembly protein LapB — translation MTCPGDDFERLVCELVQAVECLSPCHRYGTPGQAQGGVDIVGRAPDGGWHAFQVKQVTRFTDTNAKKALDTFVHGPRPQGVARLVIVTSCRGTRTQVRDLVHDYQDRYPGLSLGEIWDAEHLGILLRSRPLIVARYFGDEAARRFCDREALGELSPTESAGGLDRPGIPIAAADPFDLEVHEAIIVDHATDDAGPLPSYFRRPFDDELGSAVNQALAGRSIMKVLLGDSSTGKTRAAWEAIQRLPGEWRLWHPAAPEDLLAAIDLVGPRTILWLNEINRYLLSGDTDRDEQVASRLTGLLRSARCVPVLVLGTAWHEHWATMTTAPQDERAQTKSLLARCPIRVPETFSEDELTALTVGPEAADERMLQAARLAESGHVIQYLAGGPAQLERYETGSPTARAVLQAAMDARRLGHGLDLPHAFLENAAAVYLTSLQRDLARPDWFTRAVEYLSAPCRGVRGPLTPAPGPSLPDLPEPSHYRLSDFVELHARRHRQLECPGEGFWSAAVRHAASAGDKVTLSRAALARGMRADAEALAMAAAEEGEGAALSTFALSLEDRGKGEDALSYFELAADLGDAEAQVHLAWRYERAKLLDEAERWYRKAVESSGRFDAAAGLASVLSQRGDDTAAERLYEAVLDRGFFGARAVEYQARWLADCDHHERALHLATRSFEAGNSEAFTGLAWTYRYTDTPRAIEVFLHAMKSGDTNAPRELAWVYEEEGDTARAERFCEIAVSMGETNALRGLGMIRRSKGDYRSAAGLLWRAYNLGVGHALPELARLREEEGELKRAERLYRRILQEGDPSAEADLVRILEATGRTRQAEELAARSVPLIEALARACAARGEREAAEQLLLPAIRQGDPHLLLTLAALRLQRGDTAGAERALRQAQDAGIRFAAERLTELEAEAARPEAS, via the coding sequence ATGACATGCCCTGGGGACGACTTCGAGCGGTTGGTCTGCGAACTCGTGCAGGCGGTGGAGTGTCTGTCGCCGTGCCACCGCTACGGAACGCCCGGGCAGGCGCAGGGCGGTGTCGACATTGTCGGGCGTGCACCGGACGGCGGCTGGCACGCCTTCCAAGTCAAGCAAGTGACCCGGTTCACGGACACAAACGCCAAGAAGGCGCTGGACACCTTCGTCCACGGTCCGCGCCCTCAGGGCGTGGCGCGCCTGGTCATCGTCACTTCGTGCAGGGGGACGCGCACCCAAGTGCGCGATCTGGTCCACGACTACCAGGATCGGTATCCGGGACTGTCTCTCGGTGAGATCTGGGACGCGGAGCACCTGGGGATCCTGCTGCGTAGTCGGCCGCTCATCGTGGCCCGCTACTTCGGAGACGAAGCGGCTCGCCGGTTCTGCGACCGCGAAGCATTGGGAGAGCTCTCGCCCACGGAGAGCGCGGGCGGCCTGGACCGTCCGGGCATCCCAATCGCCGCCGCCGACCCCTTCGACCTGGAGGTCCACGAGGCGATCATCGTCGACCACGCCACTGACGATGCTGGGCCACTGCCCTCATACTTCCGCAGGCCCTTCGACGATGAACTCGGCAGCGCCGTGAACCAGGCCCTCGCAGGGCGAAGCATCATGAAGGTGCTTCTTGGAGACTCCTCCACGGGGAAGACGCGAGCGGCATGGGAGGCGATTCAGCGGCTGCCCGGAGAGTGGCGACTGTGGCATCCGGCTGCCCCTGAGGACCTGCTCGCCGCGATCGACTTGGTAGGCCCTCGAACGATCCTGTGGCTCAACGAGATCAACCGCTACCTCCTCTCCGGCGACACCGATCGGGACGAGCAGGTCGCTTCCAGGCTGACGGGATTGCTTCGAAGCGCCCGATGCGTACCAGTGCTCGTCCTCGGTACGGCTTGGCACGAGCACTGGGCCACGATGACCACCGCGCCACAGGACGAACGCGCACAGACGAAATCCCTGCTGGCCAGGTGCCCGATCCGAGTACCGGAAACGTTCAGTGAGGACGAGCTCACCGCTCTCACCGTGGGGCCCGAGGCCGCCGATGAACGGATGCTGCAGGCAGCACGCCTCGCCGAGAGCGGACATGTTATCCAGTACCTGGCCGGTGGCCCGGCCCAGTTGGAGCGTTACGAGACGGGATCCCCCACCGCCCGCGCAGTGTTGCAGGCCGCCATGGACGCCCGTCGGCTGGGCCACGGCCTCGATCTCCCGCATGCCTTCCTCGAGAACGCTGCCGCGGTGTACCTCACCTCGCTACAACGCGACCTGGCACGGCCCGACTGGTTCACGCGAGCGGTGGAGTACCTGTCAGCTCCGTGTCGTGGTGTACGTGGGCCTCTGACGCCGGCCCCGGGCCCATCTCTGCCGGACCTACCGGAACCGAGCCATTATCGACTCTCGGACTTCGTCGAACTGCACGCGAGAAGGCATCGCCAACTGGAATGCCCGGGTGAGGGGTTCTGGTCCGCCGCCGTACGACATGCCGCCAGCGCGGGGGACAAGGTCACGCTGAGCCGCGCAGCCTTGGCCCGTGGCATGAGGGCGGACGCCGAGGCCCTGGCCATGGCGGCGGCAGAGGAAGGCGAGGGCGCGGCGCTGTCCACGTTCGCCCTATCGCTCGAGGACCGCGGCAAGGGCGAGGATGCTCTGTCCTATTTCGAGTTGGCCGCCGATCTCGGCGATGCCGAGGCTCAAGTCCACCTGGCCTGGCGGTACGAGCGTGCGAAACTGCTCGACGAGGCAGAACGTTGGTACCGGAAGGCCGTGGAATCCAGCGGCAGGTTCGACGCTGCAGCGGGGCTCGCGTCCGTCCTGTCCCAGCGCGGAGACGACACGGCCGCGGAGCGGCTCTACGAGGCAGTCCTCGACCGCGGCTTCTTCGGAGCCCGGGCCGTCGAGTACCAGGCTCGCTGGTTGGCAGATTGCGACCACCACGAGCGCGCCCTCCACCTCGCGACGCGATCGTTCGAAGCGGGCAACAGCGAAGCTTTCACCGGGCTTGCCTGGACCTATAGGTACACGGACACGCCTCGGGCAATCGAGGTGTTCCTACATGCCATGAAGTCGGGCGACACGAACGCTCCGCGCGAACTCGCCTGGGTGTATGAGGAGGAGGGTGACACGGCCCGCGCCGAACGCTTCTGCGAGATTGCCGTGTCCATGGGTGAGACGAATGCTCTGCGTGGTCTGGGCATGATCCGTCGTAGCAAGGGTGACTATCGATCGGCCGCTGGCCTTCTCTGGAGGGCTTACAACCTCGGCGTGGGCCACGCCTTGCCAGAGCTTGCCAGACTGCGGGAGGAGGAAGGCGAGCTCAAACGAGCGGAACGGCTCTATCGGCGCATACTCCAGGAGGGGGACCCGAGCGCGGAGGCGGATCTCGTCCGCATCCTGGAGGCGACGGGAAGAACACGCCAAGCTGAGGAACTGGCCGCTCGTTCCGTGCCCCTCATCGAAGCTCTCGCGCGCGCCTGCGCCGCCCGTGGAGAGCGCGAGGCGGCCGAACAGCTCCTGCTCCCAGCCATCCGCCAGGGAGACCCGCACCTCCTCTTGACTCTCGCTGCCCTCCGCCTGCAACGCGGCGACACCGCGGGCGCGGAACGAGCCCTGCGCCAGGCACAGGACGCAGGTATCCGCTTCGCCGCAGAGCGGCTGACGGAGCTGGAAGCCGAAGCCGCCCGACCGGAGGCGTCCTGA
- a CDS encoding type II toxin-antitoxin system death-on-curing family toxin, protein MTDVRYIQLDEILAIARTVNGTEHSVRDMGLLVSAVERPRTNVFGAELYPTLHEKAAALLHSVARNHALIDDNERTAWLAMRVFLRFNGVSTSTAPPPVSVAGPFVEDVAQDNIDVPVIAKRLAAWFPVS, encoded by the coding sequence GTGACCGACGTGCGCTACATCCAGCTCGACGAAATCCTGGCCATCGCCCGTACGGTCAACGGTACGGAGCACAGCGTCCGTGACATGGGCCTTCTGGTGTCAGCGGTCGAGCGACCCCGGACGAACGTGTTCGGAGCCGAGCTGTATCCCACGCTGCACGAGAAGGCTGCGGCACTGCTGCACTCCGTCGCCCGCAATCATGCACTGATCGACGACAACGAGCGCACCGCTTGGCTGGCCATGCGCGTCTTCCTGCGCTTCAACGGCGTCAGTACCAGTACCGCCCCACCGCCCGTCTCCGTTGCCGGCCCATTCGTCGAGGACGTTGCACAGGACAACATCGATGTACCGGTCATCGCCAAGCGCCTGGCGGCCTGGTTCCCCGTTTCCTGA
- a CDS encoding DUF5958 family protein, with amino-acid sequence MTERDIILNELAQGLRPMSQGIEWFDTHSPQEQAKILLFLRHHCVQARAVTEDGPESIRRAGLRPTHTPAALITCGPIDQQLGKIAGLTPVDERRKAFRLLVEVLAVADERRRERFCSGGCGHWWHDLPVADG; translated from the coding sequence ATGACCGAGCGGGACATCATCCTCAACGAACTCGCCCAAGGACTGCGCCCGATGTCACAGGGCATCGAGTGGTTCGACACCCACAGCCCGCAGGAGCAGGCCAAGATACTCCTGTTCCTGCGCCACCACTGCGTGCAGGCGCGCGCCGTCACCGAAGACGGACCGGAGAGCATCCGACGTGCCGGGCTGCGCCCGACGCACACCCCGGCGGCCTTGATCACCTGCGGCCCGATCGACCAGCAACTGGGGAAGATCGCCGGCCTCACCCCTGTCGACGAACGACGCAAGGCGTTCCGGCTACTGGTCGAGGTCCTCGCGGTCGCAGACGAACGGCGCCGCGAACGCTTCTGCTCCGGCGGATGCGGTCACTGGTGGCACGACTTGCCCGTCGCCGACGGGTGA
- a CDS encoding class I SAM-dependent RNA methyltransferase: protein MQAEPKKTPAGSLVGQEYEVEIGPVAHGGHCVSRTDAGQVLFVRHALPGERVIARVTEGEEDSRFLRADAVEVLEASKDRIEAPCPYARPGRCGGCDWQHAKPGAQRRLKGEVITEQLQRLAGLTPEEAGWDGTVMPAEGDKLPAGEVPSWRTRVQYAVDADGNAGLRRHRSHEVEPIEHCMIAADGISELGIEERDWAGMESVEAIAATGSQDRMVILEPKPGARLPLVELDKPVSVMRVEEHDGGIHRVHGRGFVRERADGRTHRVGSGGFWQVHPMAADTLVKAVMQGLLPRKGDMALDLYCGVGLFAGALADRIGDKGAVLGIESGKRAVEDARHNLAAFDRVRIEQGKVEAVLPRTGITEVDLIVLDPPRAGAGKKTVQQLSALGARKIAYVACDPAALARDLAYFKEGGYRVRTLRAFDLFPMTHHVECVAILEPVAKGA, encoded by the coding sequence ATGCAGGCAGAACCGAAGAAAACGCCGGCGGGGTCGCTCGTGGGGCAGGAGTACGAGGTCGAGATCGGCCCCGTCGCGCACGGCGGGCACTGCGTCTCCCGTACCGACGCCGGCCAGGTCCTCTTCGTGCGGCACGCGCTGCCCGGCGAGCGGGTGATCGCACGGGTGACGGAGGGCGAGGAGGACTCGCGCTTCCTGCGCGCCGACGCGGTCGAGGTCCTGGAGGCCTCCAAGGACCGTATCGAGGCCCCGTGCCCCTACGCCCGCCCCGGGCGCTGCGGCGGCTGCGACTGGCAGCACGCCAAGCCGGGCGCGCAGCGGCGGCTGAAGGGCGAGGTCATCACCGAGCAGCTCCAGCGGCTCGCGGGCCTCACCCCGGAGGAGGCCGGCTGGGACGGCACGGTGATGCCGGCCGAGGGCGACAAGCTGCCCGCCGGTGAGGTGCCCTCCTGGCGTACGCGCGTGCAGTACGCGGTCGACGCGGACGGCAACGCCGGTCTGCGCCGCCACCGCTCGCACGAGGTCGAGCCGATCGAGCACTGCATGATCGCCGCGGACGGCATCTCCGAGCTGGGCATCGAGGAGCGCGACTGGGCGGGCATGGAGTCGGTCGAGGCGATCGCCGCGACGGGCTCGCAGGACCGCATGGTCATCCTCGAACCGAAGCCCGGCGCGCGCCTGCCCCTCGTCGAACTCGACAAGCCGGTCTCCGTCATGCGGGTCGAGGAGCACGACGGCGGCATCCACCGGGTGCACGGCCGCGGCTTCGTCCGCGAGCGCGCCGACGGCCGTACGCACCGGGTCGGCAGCGGCGGCTTCTGGCAGGTCCACCCGATGGCGGCCGACACCCTGGTCAAGGCCGTCATGCAGGGCCTCCTGCCGCGCAAGGGCGACATGGCGCTCGACCTGTACTGCGGCGTCGGCCTCTTCGCCGGCGCCCTCGCCGACCGCATCGGCGACAAGGGCGCGGTCCTCGGCATCGAGTCCGGCAAGCGCGCGGTGGAGGACGCCCGGCACAACCTGGCCGCGTTCGACCGCGTGCGCATCGAGCAGGGCAAGGTCGAGGCGGTCCTGCCGCGGACCGGCATCACGGAGGTCGACCTCATCGTCCTGGACCCGCCGCGCGCGGGCGCGGGCAAGAAGACGGTCCAGCAGCTGTCGGCACTGGGCGCCCGCAAGATCGCGTACGTGGCCTGCGATCCGGCGGCGCTGGCGCGGGACCTGGCGTACTTCAAGGAGGGCGGGTACCGGGTACGGACGCTGCGGGCGTTCGACCTGTTCCCGATGACGCACCACGTGGAGTGCGTGGCGATCCTGGAACCGGTGGCGAAGGGCGCCTGA
- a CDS encoding DUF3159 domain-containing protein yields MTSLDKPTEDAQRDAQDSRAVTEAALFEAFGGLRGMIETVLPGLLFVTIFTINKDLHSAAIAALGVSILLVVVRLVMKDTVKHAFSGVFGVAFGVVFAMMTGNAKDFYLPGMLYTLGLALAYLITTLAGVPLIGLILGPVFKENLSWRTRNPGRKKAYAKASYAWGLILLAKCAILFPLYWWADTTQFGWVLIALKIPPFLLAVWLTWVFLAKAPPPIDVFAELEAEEKAEKERRAAARSAD; encoded by the coding sequence GTGACGTCGCTCGACAAGCCGACCGAAGACGCCCAGCGGGACGCGCAGGACTCGCGGGCGGTGACCGAGGCGGCCCTCTTCGAGGCCTTCGGCGGTCTGCGGGGCATGATCGAGACGGTCCTGCCGGGCCTGCTCTTCGTCACGATCTTCACGATCAACAAGGACCTGCACTCGGCGGCCATCGCGGCCCTCGGCGTGTCGATCCTGCTCGTCGTGGTCCGCCTGGTCATGAAGGACACCGTCAAGCACGCGTTCAGCGGTGTCTTCGGTGTCGCCTTCGGCGTGGTCTTCGCGATGATGACGGGCAACGCGAAGGACTTCTATCTGCCGGGCATGCTGTACACGCTCGGACTCGCCCTCGCCTATCTCATCACCACGCTCGCCGGAGTCCCCCTGATCGGCCTGATCCTCGGTCCGGTCTTCAAGGAGAACCTCTCCTGGCGTACGCGCAACCCGGGCCGCAAGAAGGCGTACGCGAAGGCCAGTTACGCGTGGGGCCTGATCCTGCTCGCCAAGTGCGCGATCCTCTTCCCGCTCTACTGGTGGGCCGACACCACCCAGTTCGGCTGGGTCCTGATCGCCCTCAAGATCCCGCCCTTCCTGCTCGCGGTCTGGCTGACCTGGGTCTTCCTCGCGAAGGCTCCGCCGCCGATCGACGTCTTCGCCGAGCTGGAGGCCGAGGAGAAGGCGGAGAAGGAGCGGCGCGCCGCCGCCCGGTCCGCCGACTAG
- a CDS encoding TrkA family potassium uptake protein — protein sequence MRVAIAGAGAVGRSIAGELLENGHEILLIDKAPTAISVERVPMAEWLLADACEITSLDEAALQRCNVVIAATGDDKVNLVVSLLAKTEYGVPRVVARVNNPKNEWLFNESWGVDVAVSTPRLMSALVEEAVSVGDLVRLLRFSHGDANLVELTLPPESALAGTQVGDVAWPEDTSLVTIIRGTRVLTPTREDSLEAGDELLFVAAQAREEQLEDLLSVRREDATG from the coding sequence ATGAGGGTCGCCATTGCCGGTGCCGGCGCCGTGGGCCGCTCGATCGCGGGCGAGCTCCTGGAGAACGGGCACGAGATCCTGCTGATCGACAAGGCGCCGACCGCCATCTCGGTCGAGCGCGTCCCGATGGCGGAGTGGCTGCTGGCCGACGCCTGTGAGATCACGTCCCTGGACGAGGCGGCGCTCCAGCGCTGCAACGTGGTCATCGCGGCCACGGGTGACGACAAGGTCAACCTCGTCGTCTCCCTGCTCGCGAAGACCGAGTACGGCGTCCCGCGGGTCGTCGCCCGCGTCAACAACCCCAAGAACGAGTGGCTGTTCAACGAGTCGTGGGGGGTGGACGTCGCCGTCTCGACCCCCCGCCTGATGTCGGCCCTGGTCGAGGAGGCGGTGAGCGTCGGCGACCTGGTCCGCCTGCTGCGCTTCAGCCACGGCGACGCCAACCTCGTCGAGTTGACCCTTCCGCCGGAGTCCGCCCTGGCCGGTACCCAGGTCGGCGACGTGGCCTGGCCCGAGGACACCTCCCTGGTCACCATCATCCGCGGCACCCGGGTGCTCACCCCGACCCGCGAGGACTCCCTGGAGGCCGGCGACGAACTCCTGTTCGTAGCGGCCCAGGCCCGCGAGGAGCAGTTGGAGGACCTGCTGTCGGTCCGCCGTGAGGACGCGACGGGCTGA
- a CDS encoding tyrosine-type recombinase/integrase, whose protein sequence is MAAYDVREKVRNPPMPLLFQRCVGSEHRAFTPTAIRKLLINALAATGLTNADGEALFFSPHDFRRIFVTDAIMNGLPPHIAQVICGHKNIDTTIGYKAVYPAETIEAHRAFIARRRASRPGKEYRIPTEEEWDAFLSHFEKRKVSIGTCARAFGSPCIHEHACVRCSLLRPDPAQRSRLTDIRDNLIARIAEAEREGWLGEVEGLQVSLTGAQGKLDQLDAEAARRPSTVDLGMPTFADVAIRTTTTSTDQHRP, encoded by the coding sequence GTGGCCGCCTACGACGTCCGTGAGAAAGTCCGGAACCCGCCGATGCCACTGCTGTTCCAGCGTTGCGTCGGCTCCGAGCACCGCGCTTTCACACCGACCGCGATCCGCAAACTGTTGATCAATGCGCTGGCCGCGACCGGGCTGACCAACGCCGACGGTGAGGCACTGTTCTTCTCTCCCCACGACTTCCGGAGGATCTTCGTCACTGACGCCATCATGAACGGACTGCCCCCGCACATTGCCCAGGTCATCTGCGGTCACAAGAACATCGACACCACAATCGGATACAAGGCGGTCTACCCTGCCGAGACGATCGAGGCCCACCGAGCCTTCATCGCCCGCCGACGAGCCTCCCGCCCCGGGAAGGAGTACCGCATCCCGACAGAGGAGGAGTGGGACGCCTTCCTCTCCCACTTCGAGAAGCGGAAGGTGTCCATCGGTACATGCGCACGCGCCTTCGGATCCCCTTGCATCCATGAGCACGCTTGTGTCAGATGCTCGCTCCTCCGGCCTGATCCAGCCCAACGGTCACGGCTAACTGACATCCGTGACAACCTGATCGCCCGGATCGCTGAGGCGGAGCGGGAAGGATGGCTGGGCGAAGTCGAGGGCCTCCAGGTCAGCCTCACCGGCGCGCAAGGCAAGCTGGACCAGCTCGATGCCGAAGCAGCCCGCCGACCCTCCACAGTCGATCTCGGCATGCCGACCTTCGCCGACGTCGCCATCCGCACCACCACTACGTCGACGGACCAGCACCGTCCCTGA
- a CDS encoding APC family permease — MSKLTDVPKRILIGRALRSDRLGETLLPKRIALPVFASDPLSSVAYAPGEVLLVLSIAGVSAYHFSPWIAVAVVVLMFTVVASYRQNVHAYPSGGGDYEVANTNLGPKAGLTVASALLVDYVLTVAVSIASGIENLGSAIPFVVEHKVLCAVAVIVLLTLMNLRGVSESGKLFAIPTYVFVAGVFLMIAWGAFRGIVLGDTMRAPTAGYEIKPEHQGLAGLALVFLLLRAFSSGCAALTGVEAISNGVPAFRKPKSKNAATTLAMMGLLAVTMFCGIIALAMATKVRMAEHPADDLLENGVAVGSGYVQNPVISQVAEAVFGDGSFLFIVLAAATALVLFLAANTAYNGFPLLGSILAQDRYLPRQLHTRGDRLAFSNGIVLLAGAAILLIWIYGADSTRLIQLYIVGVFVSFTLSQTGMVRHWNRHLATEKDQAKRRHMVRSRAINAFGAFFTGLVLVVVLGTKFTHGAWVALLGMVIFYATMSAIRKHYDRVAEEIAAPEGPSDDSLRPSRVHSVVLISRIHRPALRALAYAKLMRSDTLEALSVNVDPDETKALRDEWERRGFAVPLKVLDSPYREITRPVIEYVKGLRRESPRDVVSVIIPEYVVGHWYEHLLHNQSALRLKGRLLFTPGVMVTSVPYQLESSEVAKKRARRRSEWTAPGSVRRGPAEHRPKEPTTPKR; from the coding sequence GTGTCCAAACTGACCGACGTGCCCAAACGGATCCTGATCGGGCGCGCACTGCGCAGTGACCGGCTCGGAGAGACACTCCTGCCGAAGCGCATCGCCCTCCCCGTCTTCGCCTCCGACCCGCTCTCCTCCGTGGCGTACGCGCCGGGAGAAGTGCTGCTCGTCCTGTCCATCGCGGGCGTGTCGGCCTATCACTTCAGTCCCTGGATCGCCGTCGCGGTCGTCGTGCTGATGTTCACCGTCGTGGCCTCGTACCGGCAGAACGTGCACGCCTACCCCAGTGGCGGCGGCGACTACGAGGTCGCCAACACCAACCTCGGCCCCAAGGCGGGTCTCACCGTCGCCAGCGCGCTGCTCGTGGACTACGTCCTCACCGTCGCCGTGTCGATCGCCTCGGGCATCGAGAACCTCGGCTCCGCGATCCCGTTCGTCGTCGAGCACAAGGTCCTGTGCGCGGTCGCCGTGATCGTGCTGCTCACGCTGATGAACCTGCGCGGGGTCAGCGAGTCGGGCAAGCTCTTCGCGATCCCGACGTACGTGTTCGTGGCGGGCGTCTTCCTGATGATCGCCTGGGGCGCGTTCCGCGGGATCGTCCTCGGCGACACCATGCGGGCGCCGACCGCCGGCTACGAGATCAAGCCCGAGCACCAGGGGCTCGCGGGCCTGGCTCTCGTCTTCCTGCTGCTGCGCGCCTTCTCCTCCGGCTGCGCCGCGCTCACTGGTGTCGAGGCGATCAGCAACGGCGTCCCGGCCTTCCGCAAGCCCAAGTCCAAGAACGCGGCGACGACGCTGGCGATGATGGGCCTGCTCGCCGTCACCATGTTCTGCGGCATCATCGCCCTGGCCATGGCGACGAAGGTGCGCATGGCCGAGCACCCGGCGGACGACCTGCTGGAGAACGGTGTCGCGGTCGGCTCCGGCTACGTCCAGAACCCGGTGATCTCCCAGGTCGCCGAAGCGGTGTTCGGTGACGGCAGCTTCCTGTTCATCGTGCTCGCGGCGGCCACCGCGCTCGTCCTCTTCCTGGCCGCGAACACGGCGTACAACGGCTTCCCGCTGCTCGGCTCGATCCTCGCGCAGGACCGGTACCTGCCGCGCCAGCTGCACACCCGGGGCGACCGGCTCGCCTTCTCCAACGGCATCGTGCTGCTCGCCGGCGCGGCCATCCTGCTGATTTGGATCTACGGCGCGGACTCCACCCGCCTCATCCAGCTCTACATCGTCGGTGTGTTCGTCTCCTTCACACTGAGCCAGACCGGCATGGTCCGGCACTGGAACCGCCACCTGGCCACCGAGAAGGACCAGGCCAAGCGCCGCCACATGGTCCGCTCCCGCGCCATCAACGCGTTCGGCGCCTTCTTCACCGGGCTGGTCCTGGTGGTCGTCCTCGGCACCAAGTTCACGCACGGCGCCTGGGTCGCGCTGCTCGGCATGGTGATCTTCTACGCGACGATGTCCGCGATCCGCAAGCACTACGACCGGGTGGCCGAGGAGATCGCCGCGCCCGAGGGCCCGTCCGACGACAGCCTGCGCCCGTCCCGCGTCCACTCCGTCGTCCTGATCTCCAGGATCCACCGGCCGGCGCTGCGCGCCCTCGCCTACGCCAAGCTGATGCGCTCCGACACCCTGGAGGCGCTCAGCGTCAACGTCGACCCGGACGAGACGAAGGCCCTGCGGGACGAGTGGGAGCGGCGCGGCTTCGCCGTGCCGCTGAAGGTCCTCGACTCGCCGTACCGCGAGATCACCCGGCCGGTCATCGAGTACGTGAAGGGGCTGCGCCGCGAGTCCCCGCGCGACGTGGTGTCGGTGATCATCCCCGAGTACGTGGTCGGGCACTGGTACGAGCACCTGCTGCACAACCAGAGCGCGCTGCGGCTCAAGGGGCGCCTGCTGTTCACGCCGGGCGTGATGGTGACGTCCGTGCCCTACCAGCTGGAGTCCTCCGAGGTGGCCAAGAAGCGGGCCCGCAGGCGCTCGGAGTGGACCGCCCCGGGCTCGGTGCGACGCGGCCCGGCGGAGCACCGGCCGAAGGAGCCGACGACGCCGAAGCGCTGA
- a CDS encoding TrkA family potassium uptake protein: MHIVIMGCGRVGSALAQTLEQQGHTVAVIDQDPTAFRRLGSGFGGRRVTGVGFDGDTLREAGIEEAGAFAAVSSGDNSNIIAARVAREMFGIENVAARIYDPRRAEVYQRLGIPTVATVRWTADQMLRRLLPSGAEPLWRDPTGGVQLAEVHASTAWVGQRISRLQEETGVRVAFLTRLGEAVLPSSQTVLQEGDLVHVMMRTDAVDKVEALFAEGPEEESGH; this comes from the coding sequence GTGCACATCGTCATCATGGGCTGCGGCAGAGTGGGTTCCGCTCTCGCCCAGACCCTGGAGCAACAGGGGCACACGGTCGCCGTGATCGACCAGGACCCCACCGCCTTCCGACGACTGGGCTCCGGATTCGGCGGCCGTCGTGTGACCGGTGTCGGCTTCGACGGGGACACCCTGCGCGAGGCGGGCATCGAGGAGGCCGGCGCCTTCGCCGCCGTCTCCAGCGGCGACAACTCGAACATCATCGCCGCCCGGGTGGCCCGCGAGATGTTCGGCATCGAGAACGTGGCGGCGCGCATCTACGACCCGCGCCGCGCCGAGGTGTACCAGCGCCTGGGCATCCCCACCGTCGCCACCGTCCGCTGGACGGCCGACCAGATGCTGCGCCGGCTGCTGCCGTCGGGCGCCGAGCCGCTGTGGCGCGACCCCACCGGCGGGGTGCAGCTCGCCGAGGTGCACGCGTCGACGGCGTGGGTGGGCCAGCGGATCAGCCGGCTCCAGGAGGAGACCGGGGTGCGCGTGGCCTTCCTCACCCGGCTGGGCGAGGCCGTTCTGCCCAGCTCGCAGACGGTGCTGCAGGAGGGCGACCTGGTGCACGTGATGATGCGCACGGATGCCGTCGACAAGGTCGAGGCGTTGTTCGCCGAGGGCCCCGAAGAGGAGAGCGGTCACTGA
- a CDS encoding DUF6000 family protein — protein sequence MSTVPGQDAAMRDVRSDPELQDLVRRFVTPDRRYLRLGGSVFRLSPVERSAFVRDLAQAAYEITPAELGVLFEGGWRERKTAAWLVAAAHRSEFRELIGRLLLASEGPYAGAAYCVALAKFGTAADAELLSAYLDHYLSRPDLDYDQAVVLGTLLYLDEILGSEYTTRFLAPAGPWDRWLEVRAVAALDPHDCRQAVQQLCAFVDETAEVFASLACGS from the coding sequence ATGAGTACCGTCCCGGGCCAGGATGCGGCTATGCGTGATGTCCGGAGCGATCCCGAGTTGCAGGATCTGGTTCGGCGGTTCGTCACGCCTGATCGGCGATACCTTCGGTTGGGCGGGAGCGTTTTCCGGTTGAGCCCGGTCGAGCGCTCCGCGTTTGTGCGGGATCTGGCTCAGGCTGCGTACGAAATCACTCCGGCGGAGCTCGGCGTTCTCTTCGAGGGTGGATGGCGCGAGCGCAAGACTGCCGCTTGGCTGGTTGCTGCGGCCCACAGGTCCGAGTTCCGCGAGCTCATAGGCCGGCTCCTGCTGGCCAGCGAGGGGCCGTATGCGGGCGCGGCATACTGCGTCGCCCTTGCGAAGTTCGGTACTGCAGCGGATGCCGAACTGCTCAGCGCATACCTTGATCACTACTTGTCGCGTCCCGACCTCGACTACGACCAGGCAGTCGTCCTTGGGACGCTTCTGTACCTCGATGAGATTCTCGGCTCCGAGTACACGACACGGTTCCTTGCCCCGGCCGGTCCCTGGGACCGATGGCTCGAAGTCCGGGCCGTGGCGGCTCTCGACCCGCATGACTGTCGGCAGGCCGTGCAGCAACTGTGCGCTTTCGTCGACGAGACCGCTGAGGTCTTCGCCTCGCTGGCCTGCGGGAGCTGA